The stretch of DNA TTCGCCTTGGCCTCGAGCGGGTCCTCGCTGCGCTGGTCCACCAGGTCGGCGTGACCGGGGTGGCGGAACGCGGCGTTGTCGTCGAGGGTGACCTTGCCGTCGAGCGCGACGATCTCGCCCTGCCCGGTCCGGACCAGGGGGTTGACCTCGACGAGGGTGGCGTCCTCCGCCACGAACGCGTCCCACAGGCTCGTGATCGCCTTGGCGGCCTCCTCGGCCACCTCGCCCGGCAGAACGGCGGCGATCCGGGCGGCGGTGGCGGTGTCGACGCCGGTCAGCGGGTCGATCGGCACCTTGAGGAGCGCATCGGGGCGCTCGACGGCCAGCTGCTCGATCTCGACGCCGCCCTCTGCCGAGCACATCGCGAGGAACGTGCGGTTCGACCGGTCCAGCAGGAAGGAGAGGTAGTACTCCTCGGCGATGTCGCTCGCCTCCGTGACCAGGACGCGGTGCACGGTGTGGCCCTTGATGTCCATCCCGAGGATCGCGGCGGCCTTCTCCCGCGCCTCCTCCGGCGTCCGCGCCAGCTGCACGCCACCGGCCTTGCCGCGGCCGCCGGTCTTCACCTGGGCCTTGACCACGACCGGTCCGTCGAGCTCACGCGCCCGGTCCTCGGCCTCGCTCGGGGTATCGGCCACCGCGCCACCCGGGACGGGCACGCCGTGAGCGGCGAAGACGTCCCTGGCCTGGTGCTCGTAGAGGTCCACAGTGCGGGTCTCCCGTCTGCTGCTCGAGCAATGACGGTCGACTGTATGCAGTATGGAGAATCTTGTCCAGGGTACTTGTGCTCCCGGTCACGCTGCCGCACTATCGGCATACTGTATGGAAGGAGTCGACATGGCGATGTCAGGCTCGGGCGCCGTCCGGGAGATCCGCGACAACCACGGCCGCCGCTACCGCGTGGGTGAGTCCCCTGAGGAGCTGATCGGCCGTCCCCGCTCCAGCGTGCTGTGGCAGGCGTGGTTGCCCATGGCGGCCGTCGGTGTGCTGCAGTACGGGTACGGCGCCGCGGTGCCCGCGCTGATGGAGCGCAACGGCTGGAACCTCGTCGGCGCGATCTGGCTGCTCGCCGGGTGGACCGTGCTCCAGGCGACCGTCGGCCTGCCCACCGCCTACCTGCGCGAGCGCCATCGGATCGGACCGCGGCCCGTGATGGTCGCGGGCGCCGCCCTATCCGCGCTCGGGCTCGTGGTGCTCGCGCACAGCACCGACCTGCTGGGCGCGCTGCTCGGCTACGCCGTCCTCGGCGGCACCGGCGCGGGCCTCGTCTACGCGGCCTGCACCTCCACCGTGGCGAAGTGGTACCCCGAGCGCATGGGCCGGCGGGTGAGCGCGGTGACCGGAGCCTTCGCCTACGGGTCCGTGCCGTTCATCGTCGCCGCCGTGATCGGTCTGCACGCGGGGAACCTCACCGTGGTCCTCGACACCGCCGCGGTGGTGCTCTTCCTGCTCGTGGCCGGTCCGGGCCTCTTCTTCCGCGACCCGCCCGAGCGGTGGTGGCCCGTCGAGGTCGACCCGCAGGCATGGGCCCTGCGCAACCCGGCCCGCCGGATGAACCCGCCCGCCATCCGCGAGTTCTCACCCGCGCAGGCGATGCAGACCCGGGTGCTGCCGGCGATGTACCTGATCCTGGTCGGCGCCGGAGCGGTGTCGCTGTTCAACGCAGCCTTCATCGTGGTCTACGCCGGTGGCGTGACGGCCACGATCGGCGCCGTCGCGCTCGCGGCCGGCCTGTTCGCAGGCGTCAACGGGGCCGGCAGGGCCTTCGCCGTGCGGGTGTCGGACCGGTTCGGGCGTTGCCGCACGTTGAGCGCGGTGCTCGCCGTGCAGGGGGTGGCGCAGCTGCTGTTCGCGCTCTCCGCCTCCACGGGCAGGACGGGAGCGCTCGAGGTGGCGGCCGTGCTCGCAGGCCTCGGCGGTGGCGGCTTCTACCCGATCTTCGCCAGCCTGGCCCGGGAGTACTTCGGCGAGCAGAGCGCGCTCGAGGTGCACGGCCTCGTCTACAGCGCCAAGGCCGTGGGTGGCGTGCTCGGCATCGGGCTCGCCGCGCTCGCCGTCACGACGTGGGGTTGGGCCGCCACCTTCGCGGGCGCGGCCGTCGTGTCGCTCGTCGCGGCCCGCGCCGCGGGTGCGCTGCAGCGTCCAGGGCTGCCGAGCACCCTGCCGCGGCCCCGGATGCCGGAGCAGCCGTCCGGGTTCGCCGTCTGAGACGCCGGTGGCCGCCCCCTGTGAAGGGGGCGGCCACGGTCTTGCCTGCCGGTGCTCGTCAGGCCCGGGTGAAGGGGCGGTCCTCGGTGACGGGGCGCGTCCGCGTGGTGAGCGGCTGGGCCTCGGCGCCGCGGGCGCGCTGGGCCCGCAGTGCGGCGTCCAGGCCGAGGCCGATGCTGCGGCCGTCGGCAGAGGCGCCGCGGGGCAGGTCCGCCAGGGACCGGAAGAAGTTGCGCAGGGTACGCATGTCGTTCCACCTCCGTGTTCAGGGTTCCCCGACCGCGAGCCGTCATGCGTGATCGGACGCGGCAGCGCCGATCTTTCGGCGCGCGGGGAGGGCCGGCGCGCTGCGTCGCGCGTCGGATGGGCGTGCGGGGACCCGCCGGTCGGGCGGGTGTGCTCGGCGTCGTCGTCGGTGCCGAGATGGGACGGGGCGCAGTCGGCCCCGGCCGGTCAGTGGACGCGACCCCGGAGTGCGGGGGCCGCGTCGTCCGCGTCGTCGCGGTGCTCCAGGTAGGAGCGGCGGGTGTGCTCGGTGTGGGCGGACATGACCTCGCCGGCTCGGGCGGCGTCGCCCGCCGCGATCGCGTCGATCAGGGCCGCGTGCTCGATC from Pseudonocardia cypriaca encodes:
- the sucC gene encoding ADP-forming succinate--CoA ligase subunit beta, with the translated sequence MDLYEHQARDVFAAHGVPVPGGAVADTPSEAEDRARELDGPVVVKAQVKTGGRGKAGGVQLARTPEEAREKAAAILGMDIKGHTVHRVLVTEASDIAEEYYLSFLLDRSNRTFLAMCSAEGGVEIEQLAVERPDALLKVPIDPLTGVDTATAARIAAVLPGEVAEEAAKAITSLWDAFVAEDATLVEVNPLVRTGQGEIVALDGKVTLDDNAAFRHPGHADLVDQRSEDPLEAKAKAKDLNYVKLDGQVGIIGNGAGLVMSTLDVVAYAGEKHGGVKPANFLDIGGGASAEVMAAGLDVILGDPDVKSVFVNVFGGITACDAVATGIVEALKILGDSATKPLVVRLDGNNVLEGRRILDEANHPLVTQVTTMDEAADRAAQLASAGAGSHDAAGA
- a CDS encoding OFA family MFS transporter, yielding MAMSGSGAVREIRDNHGRRYRVGESPEELIGRPRSSVLWQAWLPMAAVGVLQYGYGAAVPALMERNGWNLVGAIWLLAGWTVLQATVGLPTAYLRERHRIGPRPVMVAGAALSALGLVVLAHSTDLLGALLGYAVLGGTGAGLVYAACTSTVAKWYPERMGRRVSAVTGAFAYGSVPFIVAAVIGLHAGNLTVVLDTAAVVLFLLVAGPGLFFRDPPERWWPVEVDPQAWALRNPARRMNPPAIREFSPAQAMQTRVLPAMYLILVGAGAVSLFNAAFIVVYAGGVTATIGAVALAAGLFAGVNGAGRAFAVRVSDRFGRCRTLSAVLAVQGVAQLLFALSASTGRTGALEVAAVLAGLGGGGFYPIFASLAREYFGEQSALEVHGLVYSAKAVGGVLGIGLAALAVTTWGWAATFAGAAVVSLVAARAAGALQRPGLPSTLPRPRMPEQPSGFAV